From the Candidatus Pelagibacter sp. IMCC9063 genome, the window GAATATACGATCTTCACAACACTCATTTTTTAGGTGAACTACATGATAAAAGTAATAAAAACTATTTATTAGCTTTAAAATTTAAAAAAAATATTTGGAAATTAAATAATCTTGATCAGAATAGTATTAATGACTTGCATAAATTTTCTTGGCTTAATTATATAAATGCAAATAAGGATCTTGAATATTCTAAAAATATTATCCAAGAATGGTTGAATAACTTTTCTAACTACAATTCAAAAATTTGGCATCCCACTGTCATTGCGCATAGGCTTATTTTTTGGATTTCAAATACTTCCTCCACTATTCGAAGTGAAGACTTGGTATTTCGAACAAAAATTATTCATAATATTTTAAAACAAACACTGCATCTTTCTAAAAACATATCTCTCATTAATAGCAAATTAGACAGGATTTTAGCTATTTTTTCGTTAATTTTAGTTAGTACTAGCTTTGAAGGATATAAAAAACTTTTCGATTCTTCTTTAAAAAAACTTAATGAATTGGTTAAAGAGCTGATTGATAAGAGGGGTTTGGTTAGAAGCAAAAGTATAGAAGATCAATTTTGGCTACTCCACCACTTAATTGCAATTAAAGAAAGTCTTAAAATTTCTCAAAATTTAGTTCCAGAAACCTTGGAAGATAACATTGAAATTGTTGGTAAAAATTTTGTATCTCTTTTATATGCCAACAATACAGTTCCTCTTTTTAATGGTTCTAAATTTTATGATTGTTCCAACTTTTTAAAATTTATTAAATTAAAGGGTTATAAATTTGATAACAGCTCCAACGATACTAATTTTTTATTTGGTAAAATAAATAAATTAGAAGTCTGCATGGATACCAATTCACCTCCTCCTGACACCCACGCTCGTCATTATCAGGCGGGCTGTTTATCTTTTGAGCTATTGTACAATGGGACTAAAGTTATAACTAATTCAGGTTCAGCTAAAAACTTTTCTAAGGAACTTTCTTATTTAGCTCAATCTACCGCTGCCCATTCTTGCTTAACTATTAACGATACTTCTTCTTGCCTGTTTCAAAAAAATTCTTTTATCAAAAAATATTATGGGGATGCTTTATTACAAAGATTCAAAGTAAATCGGAAAGAGTTTGTGCAGAACTCTGTCACTGCCACTTTAAGTGGGGGCCACGATGGATATCTTAAAAAATATTCTACTTTGTTTGACAGAACTATTTCTATGAATGGTGCAGACAACATAATTCAAGGAGAAGATTTACTAACGGTTTCTGAAAATGACTATGCTTTCCTAAATTTTTCAATCAGATTTCATGTGCTTCCCGATACCAAACTAATCAAAACGAACGGCGGAGATGTATTGATTAGTATTAAAAATCAGGGTTGGAAATTTAAATCACAGGGTCAAAATATAAAAGTTGAAAGCAGTTTGTACTTTGCGGAACACAATAAAATACAAGAAACTAGCTGTATTTTAATAGAAGGAACTCTCAAACAAACAATAAACAAAATTCTTTGGTCTATAGAAAAAACTAATTAATAATTTATAAGTTGTGAACGAATGGAATTAAAAAAAATCTCAAGAGCTCTTATCTCCGTTTCAGATAAGGCAAATCTTGCAGACATGCTCCAGATTTTAAAAGAGTTTGATGTTGAAATTTTAAGTACGGGCGGTACTTACAGAACCATTAAGGACCTTGGGTATAAATGTATAGAAATATCAAGCTACACTGGTTTTCCTGAAATGATGGATGGTAGGGTTAAAACTTTGCATCCTAAAATACACGGTGGCTTATTGGGAGATGTTGAAAAAAAATCTCACTGGGATTCTATGCAGAATAACAATATTCCTGAGATCAATTTGGTGATCGTAAATTTATACCCCTTTGAAGAAAAACTTTTAGATAAAAAATCAACTAAAGAAATTCTTATTGAAAATATTGATATTGGTGGTCCTTCAATGCTTCGGTCTTCGGCCAAAAACTTTAAACATGTCACGGTTCTGCCCTCAACTAAATATTATGAAGAATTTATTACAATAATGAAAAAAAATAA encodes:
- a CDS encoding heparinase II/III domain-containing protein, giving the protein MKAGSLILWLTAICKFLRNKYRFIYFNTKYYNHSLKAEPVSRIYDLHNTHFLGELHDKSNKNYLLALKFKKNIWKLNNLDQNSINDLHKFSWLNYINANKDLEYSKNIIQEWLNNFSNYNSKIWHPTVIAHRLIFWISNTSSTIRSEDLVFRTKIIHNILKQTLHLSKNISLINSKLDRILAIFSLILVSTSFEGYKKLFDSSLKKLNELVKELIDKRGLVRSKSIEDQFWLLHHLIAIKESLKISQNLVPETLEDNIEIVGKNFVSLLYANNTVPLFNGSKFYDCSNFLKFIKLKGYKFDNSSNDTNFLFGKINKLEVCMDTNSPPPDTHARHYQAGCLSFELLYNGTKVITNSGSAKNFSKELSYLAQSTAAHSCLTINDTSSCLFQKNSFIKKYYGDALLQRFKVNRKEFVQNSVTATLSGGHDGYLKKYSTLFDRTISMNGADNIIQGEDLLTVSENDYAFLNFSIRFHVLPDTKLIKTNGGDVLISIKNQGWKFKSQGQNIKVESSLYFAEHNKIQETSCILIEGTLKQTINKILWSIEKTN